Proteins from a genomic interval of Periophthalmus magnuspinnatus isolate fPerMag1 chromosome 11, fPerMag1.2.pri, whole genome shotgun sequence:
- the LOC117378523 gene encoding cathepsin S-like, which translates to MFQLLLFFIFMWFGFSSAIVNVNLDKHWNLWKKKHSKVYSHQIEELGRRRIWEYNLELINVHNLETSLGLHSFGMGINHYGDLTIEEMGNLTGLKVPTDLERGPFNLNMVNVSLPSAVDWRKKGLVTEVKTQGSCGSCWAFSAAGALEGQLKKSTGVLMSLSTQNLLDCSNKYGNRGCEGGFMSNAFKYVMRNKGIATDNSYPYHGKRGHCKYNPDYKAGSCSGYTFLPKGDEHALKVAVATVGPISVAIDASKPKFIFYKNGVYKDKSCTHSVNHGALVVGYGTEAGQDYWLVKNSWGTAYGEDGYVKIARNKKNLCGITLYACFPVM; encoded by the exons ATGTTTCAACTCctgcttttttttatattcatgTGGTTTGGATTTTCATCAGCCATTGTCAATGTGAATCTAGACAAGCACTGGAACCTGTGGAAGAAGAAGCACAGCAAGGTCTACTCTCACCAG ATCGAGGAGCTTGGCCGCCGGAGAATATGGGAGTACAATTTGGAGTTGATTAATGTGCACAATTTGGAGACCTCCCTGGGTCTACACTCATTTGGCATGGGCATAAATCATTATGGAGATCTG ACAATCGAGGAGATGGGTAACTTGACTGGTCTGAAAGTGCCCACAGATCTGGAGAGGGGTCCATTCAACCTCAATATGGTAAATGTGTCTCTGCCATCAGCTGTGGACTGGCGGAAGAAGGGCCTAGTGACTGAAGTTAAAACACAG GGCTCATGTGGTTCGTGCTGGGCGTTCAGTGCAGCTGGAGCTCTGGAAGGGCAGCTGAAGAAGTCCACCGGGGTTCTGAtgtctctgagcactcaaaaccTGCTAGACTGCTCCAACAAATATGGTAACCGTGGCTGTGAGGGAGGCTTTATGTCAAACGCATTCAAATATGTCATGAGAAACAAGGGCATCGCTACAGATAATTCTTACCCTTATCACGGCAAG CGTGGTCATTGCAAGTACAACCCAGATTATAAAGCTGGCAGCTGCTCTGGATACACTTTTCTACCAAAAGGAGATGAACATGCTTTAAAGGTCGCTGTTGCAACTGTTGGCCCAATTTCTGTGGCTATTGATGCTTCAAAACCCAAGTTTATCTTCTACAAAAATG GAGTGTACAAGGACAAATCCTGCACCCATTCAGTGAACCATGGGGCGCTAGTCGTGGGCTATGGGACAGAGGCTGGACAGGACTATTGGCTGGTCAAAAATAG CTGGGGCACAGCATATGGAGAGGACGGCTACGTCAAGATTGCCAGAAACAAGAAGAACTTATGTGGCATTACCCTTTATGCATGTTTCCCAGTCATGTGA
- the ctss1 gene encoding cathepsin S, ortholog 1 — translation MAVFYLLLFVAFPICHSSFTLNRAWKEWRIKHEKVYENKTEVSFRRALWEKNLEQIWRHNQEVASGKHSFTLGLNHLADMTADEVNDKLNGLRPEKLNAVRNVTLKNLSDLNIPQTVDWRKKGLVSSVQNQGMCGSCWAFSSVGALEGQMSKRTGVLVQLSPQNLVDCSVMDGNHGCKGGYISKSYSYIIRNQGVDSEQFYPYEHKNGICRYSVKGKAGHCSSFHILPRGDENILASVVANVGPVAVAVNAMLPSFHLYKRGVYNDPKCNPNLINHAVLVVGYGTDKGEDYWLVKNSWGASWGEGGFIRIARNKKNACGIATFAVYPTI, via the exons ATGGCTGTTTTCTATTTGCTGTTGTTTGTTGCCTTCCCTATTTGCCATTCTTCATTTACCTTAAACCGAGCCTGGAAAGAATGGAGGATCAAACATGAGAAAGTCTATGAGAATAAG ACTGAGGTGAGCTTCAGGAGGGCATTATGGGAGAAGAACTTGGAACAGATTTGGAGGCATAACCAGGAAGTGGCGTCTGGGAAACACAGCTTCACTCTGGGACTCAACCACCTGGCTGATATG ACAGCCGACGAAGTGAACGACAAGTTAAACGGACTGAGGCCGGAGAAGCTGAACGCAGTCAGAAATGTCACTTTGAAGAATTTGTCTGATTTGAACATTCCCCAAACTGTGGACTGGAGGAAGAAGGGCCTCGTCAGCTCTGTGCAAAACCAA GGCATGTGTGGGTCGTGCTGGGCCTTCAGTTCTGTGGGGGCTCTGGAGGGGCAGATGAGTAAACGCACTGGGGTCCTGGTGCAGCTCAGTCCTCAGAACCTGGTGGACTGCAGCGTGATGGACGGGAACCACGGCTGTAAAGGAggttacatctccaaatcctACAGTTATATCATTCGCAACCAAGGCGTTGACTCAGAGCAGTTCTACCCCTATGAACACAAG AATGGGATCTGTCGCTATTCTGTGAAAGGGAAGGCAGGCCACTGTTCAAGCTTCCACATCCTTCCTCGAGGAGATGAGAACATATTGGCATCTGTAGTGGCCAATGTGGGACCAGTGGCTGTGGCTGTGAATGCAATGCTGCCATCTTTTCATCTGTACAAAAGAG GTGTGTACAATGATCCCAAATGCAACCCAAATTTAATAAACCATGCAGTTCTTGTCGTTGGCTATGGCACAGATAAGGGAGAAGACTACTGGCTGGTCAAAAACAG TTGGGGAGCGTCATGGGGAGAAGGTGGATTCATCCGCATTGCCCGTAATAAGAAAAATGCTTGTGGCATCGCAACCTTCGCTGTGTATCCCACAATTTAA
- the LOC117379149 gene encoding leucine-rich repeat and immunoglobulin-like domain-containing nogo receptor-interacting protein 1 yields MQAGLQMFLGIMLNWAALYLFGAGVALSSEIQCPQPCFCNASEQMVNCTFIQLTTIPNNLPLNAKSVSLTHNKIRSLGSQQFQGLTRLHELDLSDNILAIIEVQAFVGLQALVTLKLARNHLKIIPVEVFSGLPKLQLLDISDNEILVLLAFTFRDLPSLRCLKASQNDLVFVSHNAFTGLTNLQELYLDGGNLTEVPTRAITQLGELKTLNFHHFGLVMLPNFSLYPLGHLKELFISQWAMLETLSVNSLFGLNLTSLTITHCNLSTVPYIPLHHLVYLVRLDLSYNPITYIYKNVLGGLLRLQEFQLVGGSLLHIELDGFKGLVYFRVLNISRNYLTTLESGIFHSINTLKVLGLDNNPLVCDCRLLWVVKRQSYLNFGGNLPVCTKSSQEEELNFLEFSQDEISRLLTCRRPRIRRRKKQEVTVEQGHTVMLYCNAEGDPWPSVTWLNPGLRPLSPIGRLRALPNGSLEVRYAQPQDSGTYVCVASNAAGNDTLRVTLNVRSFPSSAPKKLFRLKSWFAAPSATPDASTTQDFPFDVKTLLIATTIGFLSFSSSVCLCFIFMFFWSKSKGQIKHTATIAYVPRSTMSNSNSGNCAETTGRFTMKLL; encoded by the coding sequence ATGCAGGCAGGCCTCCAGATGTTTTTGGGGATTATGCTGAACTGGGCTGCTCTATACCTGTTTGGGGCAGGTGTAGCATTATCATCTGAAATCCAGTGTCCACAGCCCTGCTTTTGCAATGCATCCGAACAAATGGTGAACTGTACTTTCATCCAGCTAACCACAATCCCAAACAACCTGCCTTTGAATGCCAAATCAGTCAGTTTAACCCACAACAAAATAAGATCCCTAGGTAGTCAACAGTTTCAAGGCTTAACACGCCTGCACGAGTTGGATCTAAGCGACAACATCCTAGCGATAATTGAAGTGCAAGCTTTTGTTGGGTTGCAAGCTCTGGTGACTCTAAAACTCGCTCGCAATCACTTGAAGATTATTCCCGTGGAGGTGTTTAGTGGCTTACCCAAACTGCAGTTACTAGATATTAGCGACAATGAGATCCTTGTGTTGTTGGCTTTTACTTTCCGTGATTTGCCTTCCCTGCGCTGTCTTAAAGCATCACAAAATGACTTGGTTTTTGTCTCCCATAATGCGTTCACAGGCCTAACAAATCTACAAGAGCTGTATCTAGATGGAGGCAATCTTACTGAAGTGCCAACTAGAGCAATAACTCAACTAGGTGAGCTAAAAACTCTAAATTTTCACCATTTTGGCCTGGTTATGTTGCCAaatttctctctctatccactTGGTCATCTTAAAGAACTTTTTATTTCGCAGTGGGCCATGCTAGAAACACTTTCAGTCAATAGTCTCTTTGGTCTGAATCTTACGTCTTTAACTATCACACATTGCAACCTTAGTACTGTCCCGTACATCCCTTTGCATCATCTTGTTTATCTTGTACGCTTGGACCTTTCGTACAACCCTATAAcctatatttacaaaaatgttcttGGAGGCCTACTTCGTCTACAAGAGTTTCAATTAGTAGGTGGATCCTTGCTTCACATTGAACTTGATGGGTTTAAAGGCCTTGTATATTTCAGGGTGCTAAACATATCAAGGAACTATCTCACAACACTTGAATCTGGGATTTTTCATTCAATTAATACTTTAAAAGTGCTTGGACTTGACAACAATCCGCTTGTATGCGACTGTCGTTTGCTGTGGGTGGTAAAAAGGCAATCGTACCTGAATTTTGGTGGGAATTTGCCTGTTTGTACCAAATCTAGTCAGGAGGAAGAGTTgaattttcttgaattttcacAAGATGAGATCTCAAGACTACTGACATGTCGCCGACCTAGAATAAGACGACGTAAAAAACAGGAGGTTACTGTGGAGCAGGGGCACACAGTGATGCTTTATTGCAATGCAGAAGGTGACCCATGGCCATCTGTCACCTGGCTCAACCCCGGGCTCAGACCCTTATCGCCCATTGGAAGGCTGCGAGCTCTGCCTAATGGATCACTGGAGGTCCGCTATGCACAGCCACAAGACAGTGGCACTTATGTCTGTGTAGCATCAAACGCAGCAGGAAACGACACTCTCCGTGTCACCCTCAATGTCAGGAGCTTTCCATCATCAGCCCCTAAAAAGCTATTTCGTCTCAAGTCCTGGTTCGCTGCACCATCTGCCACTCCAGATGCCAGCACCACCCAGGACTTCCCATTTGATGTCAAAACATTACTGATAGCCACGACCATAGGCTTTCTGTCATTCTCCAGCTCCGTCTGCTTGTGTTTCATCTTTATGTTTTTCTGGAGCAAAAGTAAAGGGCAGATAAAACACACTGCCACAATAGCATATGTGCCTCGGAGCACTATGTCCAACAGTAACAGTGGGAACTGTGCTGAGACGACAGGCAGGTTTACAATGAAACTGTTATAA
- the vps72a gene encoding vacuolar protein sorting 72 homolog a isoform X1, whose amino-acid sequence MTLADGREPRKTAGNRMSKLLDAEEEDEFYKTTYGGFNDESGDDEYHGDHSDTEDEVDSDFDIDEGDEPDSDQEEDAPKRKSRVVTKAYKEPIKVAKPKPKKPVEEQKKTERTRVEHKRRVTQEFHDFGESKSKITRKSVRQSTSEHTRKTNLRLQERQYAPRRRRGAHRDKPLTQEELLAEAKITAELNIRSLENYERLEADKKKQVHKKRRFDGPTIRYHSVLMPIVSSSMLKEENVDVEGLDQDVPQATTANPGTPSQQQQPTGGLCSRTYITFSDDDAFEAAFPNRSQSALQLPIQEVCPVTHKTALYRDPVTDIPYANARAFRIIREAYRKYVAAHGFPNASGAASGQDSAASKGARQKTVAKQTAVAT is encoded by the exons ATGACTCTGGCTGATGGCCGTGAGCCCCGAAAGACTGCGGGAAACCGCATGTCCAAACTGCTGGATgctgaagaggaggatgaattCTACAAAACAACTTACGGAGGATTCAACGAC GAATCTGGAGACGATGAGTATCATGGAGATCATTCAGACACAGAAGATGAAGTGGACAGTGACTTTGATATTGATGAAGGTGATGAGCCAGACAGCGACCAGGAGGAGGATGCACCGAAAAGGAAGAGCCGTGTAGTGACTAAGGCCTATAAG GAACCAATAAAAGTGgctaaacctaaacctaaaaaacctgtagaggagcagaagaagactGAGAGAACTAGAGTCGAACATAAAAGAAGAGTTACACAAGAGTTTCATGATTTTGGTGAAAGTAAGAGCAAAATAA CTCGTAAGTCAGTACGGCAGTCCACAAGTGAACACACCCGTAAAACAAATCTACGTCTTCAAGAGCGGCAGTATGCACCACGCCGAAGAAGAGGTGCCCACCGGGACAAACCCCTCACTCAGGAGGAGCTGCTGGCAGAGGCCAAGATCACTGCTGAGCTCAACATCCGATCATTAG AAAATTATGAAAGACTGGAGGCAGATAAGAAGAAACAGGTTCATAAGAAACGTCGCTTTGATGGACCAACAATCCGCTACCACTCCGTCCTGATGCCTATAGTTTCTTCCTCAATGTTGAAGGAAGAAAATGTTGATGTTGAAGG GTTGGATCAGGATGTCCCTCAGGCTACGACAGCTAATCCAGGCACACCATCCCAACAGCAGCAGCCAACAGGGGGTTTGTGCTCTCGTACGTACATAACATTCAGTGACGATGATGCATTTGAAGCAGCCTTTCCCAACAGAAGTCAGTCCGCTCTCCAGCTCCCCATTCAGGAGGTGTGTCCCGTCACCCACAAGACTGCTTTGTACCGGGACCCTGTCACTGATATACCCTATGCCAATGCACGAGCTTTCAGAATAATTCGAGAGGCATACCGGAAATATGTGGCCGCTCATGGGTTTCCAAACGCATCAGGGGCCGCTTCAGGacaggattctgcagcgtcaaAAGGAGCTCGGCAAAAAACGGTGGCTAAACAGACTGCTGTGGCAACATAG
- the vps72a gene encoding vacuolar protein sorting 72 homolog a isoform X2: MTLADGREPRKTAGNRMSKLLDAEEEDEFYKTTYGGFNDESGDDEYHGDHSDTEDEVDSDFDIDEGDEPDSDQEEDAPKRKSRVVTKAYKEPIKVAKPKPKKPVEEQKKTERTRVEHKRRVTQEFHDFGETRKSVRQSTSEHTRKTNLRLQERQYAPRRRRGAHRDKPLTQEELLAEAKITAELNIRSLENYERLEADKKKQVHKKRRFDGPTIRYHSVLMPIVSSSMLKEENVDVEGLDQDVPQATTANPGTPSQQQQPTGGLCSRTYITFSDDDAFEAAFPNRSQSALQLPIQEVCPVTHKTALYRDPVTDIPYANARAFRIIREAYRKYVAAHGFPNASGAASGQDSAASKGARQKTVAKQTAVAT, from the exons ATGACTCTGGCTGATGGCCGTGAGCCCCGAAAGACTGCGGGAAACCGCATGTCCAAACTGCTGGATgctgaagaggaggatgaattCTACAAAACAACTTACGGAGGATTCAACGAC GAATCTGGAGACGATGAGTATCATGGAGATCATTCAGACACAGAAGATGAAGTGGACAGTGACTTTGATATTGATGAAGGTGATGAGCCAGACAGCGACCAGGAGGAGGATGCACCGAAAAGGAAGAGCCGTGTAGTGACTAAGGCCTATAAG GAACCAATAAAAGTGgctaaacctaaacctaaaaaacctgtagaggagcagaagaagactGAGAGAACTAGAGTCGAACATAAAAGAAGAGTTACACAAGAGTTTCATGATTTTGGTGAAA CTCGTAAGTCAGTACGGCAGTCCACAAGTGAACACACCCGTAAAACAAATCTACGTCTTCAAGAGCGGCAGTATGCACCACGCCGAAGAAGAGGTGCCCACCGGGACAAACCCCTCACTCAGGAGGAGCTGCTGGCAGAGGCCAAGATCACTGCTGAGCTCAACATCCGATCATTAG AAAATTATGAAAGACTGGAGGCAGATAAGAAGAAACAGGTTCATAAGAAACGTCGCTTTGATGGACCAACAATCCGCTACCACTCCGTCCTGATGCCTATAGTTTCTTCCTCAATGTTGAAGGAAGAAAATGTTGATGTTGAAGG GTTGGATCAGGATGTCCCTCAGGCTACGACAGCTAATCCAGGCACACCATCCCAACAGCAGCAGCCAACAGGGGGTTTGTGCTCTCGTACGTACATAACATTCAGTGACGATGATGCATTTGAAGCAGCCTTTCCCAACAGAAGTCAGTCCGCTCTCCAGCTCCCCATTCAGGAGGTGTGTCCCGTCACCCACAAGACTGCTTTGTACCGGGACCCTGTCACTGATATACCCTATGCCAATGCACGAGCTTTCAGAATAATTCGAGAGGCATACCGGAAATATGTGGCCGCTCATGGGTTTCCAAACGCATCAGGGGCCGCTTCAGGacaggattctgcagcgtcaaAAGGAGCTCGGCAAAAAACGGTGGCTAAACAGACTGCTGTGGCAACATAG